Proteins encoded in a region of the Oncorhynchus tshawytscha isolate Ot180627B unplaced genomic scaffold, Otsh_v2.0 Un_scaffold_7692_pilon_pilon, whole genome shotgun sequence genome:
- the LOC112242350 gene encoding zinc finger protein 709, which translates to MNPLSSEKETLIDDIEQSLFTLTVDNLRYLCERHGKDGSEIKGMNHRLLRRKVMEEMWDNTDSMKSEEQGMSWLLHLKEDIRRMLEDASGAQISPSKSDDDDAIDYDEECDKEDSDWLPSNGLKAEHLSSSRSDDDAADCDKDWDVEDKDWLASDGLEAESDPERHTPEQRVREDFQDKPPPPSSPRPESPGHAFPSSILLQSQKRVSVRLVDCRKTPGQSSHIIHKTTQTGEKPHSWSNAEQHKTLSGDRPGSHICDHCGKNFTTARSLQLHLQNLKRFSDTVTAEKPHVCSECGKGFSQAYSLKIHWRTHTGEKPYVCYQCGKGFTESGTLKRHIRTHTGEKPFHCPRCGKDFIESGGLKKHIKRAHPGEEVVVPQKSVHTGEKPYHFSSDDCGMSFATSREQRLQQRKHTREMLRSTPNAKQRKEPLSGDGSHICDHCGKNFTTARSLKLHLQYLKRYRDNLTGEKPHVCSTCGKGFSEAGSLKRHLRTHTGEKPYVCHHCGKNYNDSGNLQKHIRTHTGEKPYHCSDCGKNFRVKISLVHHQEIVHTDHPHRCGQCKKSFITAERLESHIKTRHPPNDPLKNPHVCSECGRGFRYADNLKIHLRIHTGEKPYVCPRCGKDFTQSGLLQRHMRTHTGEKPYHCSVCGMKFRHTISLKQHHLKNHKGETLGPVRMHQGPLPCPHCGEKFSTKALLKDHMQKTHNSRVHCPQCDKTFSTKRNLLVHQRKHTGERPYLCPQCGKSFSLTGSLKLHLRIHAGEKPYCCTYCDKSFTSKSHCTLHLRIHTGEKPYQCPDCGRRFRDGNVLKNHRRTHTGEKPFQCRLCDKAFAQLSSLKKHQETHRQTQPVSVPRLPNPYPPPNQHVPYPYPHHTPL; encoded by the exons ATGAATCCACTCAGTTCAGAGAAGGAAACATTGATTGATGACATTGAACAGAGTTTATTCACGTTAACCGTGGACAATTTACGGTACCTGTGTGAACGTCATGGCAAAGATGGATCTGAAATTAAAGGGATGAATCATCGCTTATTAAGGCGTAAAGTCATGGAGGAAATGTGGGACAATACGGATTCAATGAAATCAGAGGAGCAGGGAATGTCTTGGTTACTCCATCTGAAAGAGGACATCAGAAGGATGCTGGAGGATGCTAGTGGGGCACAAATTAGTCCCAGCAAGTCCGATGATGATGATGCTATCGACTATGACGAAGAATGCGACAAGGAGGACAGCGATTGGTTGCCTAGCAATGGACTGAAGGCGGAACACTTGAGTTCCAGCCGATCCGATGATGACGCTGCAGACTGCGACAAAGACTGGGACGTGGAGGACAAGGATTGGTTGGCTAGCGATGGGCTGGAGGCAGAGTCAGATCCAGAGAGGCACACTCCAGagcagagagtaagagag GATTTCCAGGACAAGcctccaccaccctcctcccctcGCCCAGAGTCTCCAGGTCATGCCTTTCCCAGTAGTATCTTACTGCAGAGTCAGAAGAGGGTGTCCGTGCGGCTGGTCGACTGCAGGAAGACACCGGGGCAGAGTAGCCATATAatacacaagacaacacagacaggagagaaacccCACAGCTGGTCTAATGCTGAACAACACAAAACCCTCTCAGGAGACAGGCCTGGCTCCCATATCTGTGATCACTGTGGGAAGAATTTTACCACAGCAAGAAGTCTACAACTACACCTACAGAACCTGAAGAGATTCAGTGACACCGTCACTGCAGAGAAACCACACGTGTGCTCTGAATGCGGTAAGGGATTCTCTCAGGCCTACAGTCTTAAGATACATTGGAGAACTCACACTGGGGAGAAACCGTACGTTTGTTATCAGTGTGGGAAGGGTTTCACTGAATCTGGAACCTTAAAGAGACACATCAGAACTCACACGGGAGAGAAACCTTTCCACTGCCCTCGTTGTGGGAAGGACTTTATTGAATCTGGAGGCTTGAAGAAACACATCAAAAGAGCTCACCCAGGAGAGGAGGTCGTTGTCCCTCAGAAGAGCGTccatacaggagagaaaccttaccatTTCTCCTCTGACGACTGTGGGATGAGCTTTGCTACCTCACGTGAACAGAGACTACAACAGAGAAAACACACAAGAGAGATGCTTCGCAGCACGCCTAACGCTAAGCAACGTAAGGAACCCCTCTCAGGAGATGGCTCTCATATCTGTGATCACTGTGGGAAGAATTTTACCACAGCAAGAAGTCTAAAACTACACCTACAGTACCTGAAGAGATACAGAGATAACTTGACTGGAGAGAAACCACACGTGTGCTCTACATGCGGAAAGGGATTCAGTGAGGCTGGCAGTCTTAAGAGACACCTGAGAACTCACACTGGGGAGAAACCGTACGTCTGCCATCATTGTGGGAAGAACTACAATGATTCTGGAAACTTACAGAAACACATCAGAACCCACACAGGTGAGAAACCTTACCACTGCTCGGATTGTGGGAAGAATTTCCGTGTAAAAATAAGCCTTGTACATCACCAGGAAATTGTTCACACAGACCACCCTCACCGCTGTGGTCAATGTAAGAAGAGTTTCATAACTGCAGAAAGACTGGAATCACACATTAAGACACGACACCCGCCTAATGATCCTCTGAAGAACCCACATGTGTGCTCTGAATGTGGAAGGGGATTCAGATATGCCGACAATCTTAAAATACACCTGAGAATCCATACCGGGGAGAAACCGTACGTCTGCCCTCGTTGCGGTAAGGATTTTACTCAATCTGGACTCTTACAGAGACACATGAGAACTCACACGGGAGAGAAACCCTATCACTGCTCAGTGTGCGGGATGAAGTTTCGTCATACAATCTCGCTAAAGCAGCACCACCTGAAGAACCACAAGGGGGAGACACTGGGTCCAGTCCGTATGCACCAAGGCCCTCTTCCATGCCCCCACTGTGGGGAGAAGTTCTCTACCAAGGCTCTTCTGAAGGATCACATGCAGAAGACCCACAACAGCCGTGTCCACTGCCCACAGTGCGACAAGACCTTCTCCACTAAACGTAATTTACTAGTCCACCAGAGGAAGCACACTGGAGAGAGGCCTTACCTTTGCcctcagtgtgggaagagtttctcccTGACAGGGAGTTTAAAACTTCATCTCCGGATTCATGCGGGTGAGAAACCTTACTGCTGTACTTACTGCGACAAGAGCTTCACAAGTAAGAGCCACTGCACTCTTCACCTGCGAatccacactggagagaaaccgtacCAATGCCCTGACTGCGGGAGGAGGTTTCGTGATGGGAATGTCTTGAAAAACCACCGGCGGacccacacaggagagaaaccgttcCAGTGCCGCTTGTGTGATAAAGCCTTCGCCCAGTTGAGCAGTCTGAAGAAACATCAGGAGACACACAGGCAAACTCAGCCTGTCTCTGTCCCAAGACTCCCTAATCCCTACCCACCACCCAATCAGCATGTCCCTTACCCCTACCCACATCACACTCCATTGTAA